A stretch of Spirosoma oryzicola DNA encodes these proteins:
- a CDS encoding sensor histidine kinase has translation MQKLNDKWMRLIGIPLLALAGQWMMYGYTNVSYPNDWRIPFLFILGTVVVWEINRRGIILSRRRYPDLTQTRQRVLYQLIWFLIFSSLIRITQTFFYHVIGLWPSEDYLLFKPYFFNTLVSVVGTIQLAAYYEGVYLYQRWKVSFTEAQELKKANLQSQLDSLKTQINPHFLFNNLNSLSSLITSDAEQAERFLDELSSVYRYLLQQDNRDLCPLMEEITFINAYFHLLKTRYGNGIFMEHAIDTSYMRYLIPPLTIQVLFENAIKHNVISASRPLTIKLYTQDGQLYVENNLQKKKQTVPSNQIGLQNITMKYKLLDHPSVFIQEDEQKFLVSVPLIPPIPEAVLV, from the coding sequence ATGCAGAAGCTGAACGACAAGTGGATGCGCCTTATCGGAATTCCTCTGCTGGCTCTGGCGGGGCAGTGGATGATGTACGGCTATACCAATGTCTCGTATCCCAACGACTGGCGCATTCCTTTCCTTTTTATCCTGGGCACGGTAGTGGTGTGGGAAATAAATCGGCGGGGCATTATTCTGTCGCGACGGCGCTATCCGGACCTGACGCAGACGCGCCAGCGAGTGCTTTATCAGCTGATCTGGTTCCTTATTTTTTCGAGTCTTATCCGTATCACCCAAACGTTTTTTTACCACGTAATAGGTCTTTGGCCGTCAGAAGATTACTTACTTTTCAAGCCTTATTTTTTCAATACACTCGTATCCGTTGTCGGCACAATTCAGCTAGCCGCCTATTACGAAGGGGTTTATCTGTACCAGCGCTGGAAAGTGTCGTTTACCGAAGCGCAGGAACTCAAAAAAGCAAACCTGCAAAGCCAGCTCGACTCGCTTAAAACGCAGATCAATCCGCATTTTCTGTTCAACAATCTGAACTCCCTGTCATCGCTGATCACCAGTGACGCCGAACAGGCCGAACGATTTCTCGACGAACTGTCATCCGTTTATCGCTATCTGCTTCAGCAGGACAACCGCGATCTTTGCCCGCTTATGGAGGAAATCACCTTCATCAACGCTTATTTTCATCTGCTCAAGACCCGCTACGGCAATGGCATATTTATGGAACACGCCATCGACACGTCGTACATGCGTTATCTGATCCCACCCCTGACGATCCAGGTCCTTTTCGAAAATGCCATCAAACACAACGTAATTTCGGCCAGTCGTCCGCTTACGATCAAGCTTTACACGCAGGACGGTCAGCTTTACGTAGAGAACAACCTGCAGAAAAAGAAGCAGACGGTCCCGTCGAATCAGATCGGCTTACAAAACATTACCATGAAGTACAAATTGCTTGATCATCCGTCGGTTTTCATTCAGGAGGACGAGCAGAAGTTTCTGGTAAGCGTCCCTCTAATTCCGCCTATACCCGAAGCCGTATTGGTTTGA
- a CDS encoding LytR/AlgR family response regulator transcription factor: MDILIVEDESLAVQKLIKLLNSSACTTRVAGVTDGIESTVAWLNANPQPDLILMDIELADGQSFEIFNLVSITCPVVFTTSYNESAIQSFRGNSLDYLLKPIKKEELDQILAKYQQAPEVKPVTSSETPLDPIHPQNGQYKVDSNPTNALVSGDRANEFYQWLSR, encoded by the coding sequence ATGGATATCCTGATTGTTGAAGACGAGTCTCTGGCCGTTCAGAAGTTGATAAAACTGCTGAATTCCAGCGCGTGTACCACTCGTGTAGCAGGGGTCACGGACGGAATAGAATCAACCGTCGCGTGGCTGAACGCCAACCCGCAGCCCGATCTGATCCTGATGGATATTGAACTTGCCGACGGGCAAAGTTTCGAGATTTTTAACCTGGTATCGATCACTTGTCCAGTTGTCTTCACGACCTCTTATAACGAATCAGCCATCCAGTCCTTCCGAGGCAATAGTCTGGATTACCTTCTCAAACCTATTAAAAAAGAAGAGCTTGATCAGATCTTAGCCAAGTATCAGCAGGCACCCGAAGTCAAACCAGTAACCTCGTCCGAAACACCGCTTGATCCAATTCACCCCCAAAACGGACAGTACAAAGTTGATTCGAACCCAACGAATGCCTTGGTGAGTGGTGACCGCGCCAACGAATTCTATCAATGGCTAAGCAGATAA
- a CDS encoding beta-N-acetylhexosaminidase — protein sequence MNRILLVAALLLRLISVNGQSVERYSLIPRPAQLEPRAGDFIISRTTTIGVPFAQNGLKAIADTLASHINRSTGLALSVRNVTKMNQPDNLIEFAPSVDTTLGDEGYRIDATDRLITIEATNPKGFFYAVQTLYQLLPPTVLATSHAVPATNLTTLSVPACRIQDRPRYSYRGLHLDVSRHFFSVAFIKRYLDLMALHKFNNFHWHLTDDQGWRIEIKKYPKLTQIGSQRRQTIVDHYDEYDPQVFDGKPYGGFYTQDDVREVVRYAASKHINVVPEIEMPGHAQAALAAYPELACAPGPYQVATKWGVFNDVFCPTEKTFSFLQDVLTEVMGLFPGKYIHIGGDECPKVAWRNSAFCQQLIKREKLKNENELQSYFITRIDKFVTSKGRRIIGWDEILEGGISPNATVMSWRGTKGGIQAAKQRHDVIMTPGQFCYLDHYQGDPAQEPTAFGDYLPLSTVYAYNPTPSTLTPAEATHILGAQGNLWTEYINNTDQLEYMIWPRAAALAEVVWTPLNVKNYDDFSRRLPVHFERLTTLNVNYARTFYDVSFAAKPTAGGQVEVSLSANTQVPTIRYTLDGSVPSGESPRYEKPIILDQSTTIRTAAFADRQPLSQPAKVKNEYLVSKATGKPYTLLNAPTRGRPDKNYSLTDGTTGGMGGYEVAGVVSFANDINAVIDLGQSQSVRSVRVGFLKYTARNICLPRQVAIAVSEDGKTFQSVSTTKTNAAEGGKRGFVRLSFDFTATTARYIRIVAYNVGRVPAGLRNPGKAAQLAVDEIEVH from the coding sequence ATGAATCGTATTCTCTTAGTTGCTGCTTTGCTGTTGCGGTTGATTTCCGTCAATGGCCAATCCGTTGAGCGCTATTCCCTTATTCCTCGTCCGGCCCAACTCGAACCCCGCGCTGGCGATTTTATCATTAGTCGAACTACTACCATCGGTGTACCCTTTGCCCAGAATGGGTTAAAAGCGATAGCTGATACCTTGGCCAGCCACATTAACCGTAGTACGGGTCTGGCCCTGTCCGTGCGGAACGTGACGAAAATGAATCAGCCGGACAATCTCATCGAGTTTGCCCCCTCGGTCGATACAACGCTGGGCGATGAAGGATACCGCATCGACGCCACGGACCGACTCATCACCATCGAAGCCACCAATCCGAAAGGCTTTTTTTACGCCGTTCAAACCCTATATCAGCTGCTTCCGCCAACCGTCCTGGCGACAAGTCACGCCGTTCCCGCGACCAACTTGACAACGCTGAGCGTTCCGGCCTGCCGCATTCAGGATCGGCCGCGCTACAGTTACCGGGGTTTACACCTTGATGTGAGCAGGCATTTTTTCTCGGTTGCTTTCATCAAGCGTTACCTTGATTTGATGGCGTTGCACAAGTTCAATAACTTTCACTGGCACCTGACCGACGACCAGGGATGGCGGATTGAAATCAAAAAGTATCCCAAGTTGACGCAGATCGGTTCACAGCGACGCCAGACCATTGTCGATCATTACGACGAATACGACCCGCAGGTGTTTGACGGGAAACCATACGGCGGCTTTTACACGCAGGACGACGTGCGCGAGGTTGTTCGCTATGCCGCGTCCAAACACATCAACGTAGTACCGGAAATTGAAATGCCCGGCCACGCACAGGCAGCACTGGCGGCCTATCCTGAACTTGCCTGCGCCCCCGGCCCCTACCAGGTGGCGACCAAGTGGGGCGTTTTCAACGATGTATTCTGCCCGACTGAGAAAACATTTTCATTTTTGCAGGACGTACTCACGGAAGTAATGGGTCTGTTTCCGGGCAAATACATTCACATCGGTGGCGACGAATGTCCTAAGGTAGCCTGGCGAAATAGCGCTTTTTGCCAGCAATTGATTAAGCGCGAAAAGCTTAAGAATGAGAACGAGTTGCAGAGCTACTTCATCACGCGCATCGACAAATTTGTTACGTCGAAAGGTCGCCGGATTATTGGCTGGGACGAAATTTTGGAAGGCGGTATTTCGCCTAATGCAACCGTGATGAGCTGGCGTGGTACAAAGGGCGGAATTCAGGCAGCCAAGCAGCGCCATGATGTGATCATGACACCCGGCCAGTTCTGCTACCTCGACCACTACCAGGGCGATCCGGCGCAGGAACCCACTGCCTTTGGCGATTATCTGCCGCTGTCAACGGTGTACGCGTACAATCCCACACCATCAACGTTGACACCCGCCGAAGCCACCCACATCCTGGGCGCACAGGGTAATCTCTGGACGGAGTATATCAACAATACCGATCAGCTTGAGTACATGATTTGGCCCAGAGCAGCCGCCCTGGCCGAAGTCGTCTGGACACCGTTGAACGTAAAAAATTACGACGATTTTAGTCGTCGCCTACCTGTGCATTTTGAGCGCTTAACGACTCTTAACGTCAATTATGCCAGGACGTTTTACGATGTATCGTTTGCGGCTAAGCCAACAGCTGGCGGTCAGGTAGAAGTCTCACTATCAGCGAATACGCAGGTTCCCACAATTCGCTACACGCTGGATGGCAGTGTTCCTTCGGGTGAGTCTCCCCGGTACGAAAAGCCGATTATCCTTGACCAGTCAACAACGATCCGAACCGCAGCTTTTGCTGACAGACAGCCACTCAGCCAACCGGCCAAAGTAAAAAACGAGTATTTGGTTTCGAAAGCGACGGGCAAACCCTATACCCTACTCAACGCCCCAACGCGTGGCCGTCCCGACAAAAATTATAGTCTGACGGATGGTACCACCGGCGGTATGGGCGGTTATGAAGTAGCGGGCGTCGTATCCTTCGCGAACGACATTAATGCCGTAATTGATCTTGGGCAGTCGCAGTCCGTTCGGAGTGTTCGGGTGGGGTTTCTCAAATACACAGCCCGCAATATCTGCTTACCCAGACAGGTTGCTATCGCCGTATCCGAAGACGGAAAGACATTCCAGTCGGTGTCAACGACTAAGACCAACGCTGCTGAAGGCGGGAAAAGGGGCTTCGTCCGCCTTTCTTTCGACTTTACGGCTACTACTGCCCGTTATATACGTATCGTTGCTTACAACGTCGGACGAGTACCCGCCGGTTTAAGAAACCCCGGCAAAGCCGCTCAGTTAGCCGTAGACGAAATTGAAGTCCACTAA
- a CDS encoding carboxypeptidase-like regulatory domain-containing protein — MKLPLVFPILLLGLCLSGCIHSNRSTTIHGKVTDDSNQPIANVPIIIAGLRKGTLYHFDKLEAVYTNRQGEYTITFVPSNQYRSLEVANQFNTDSTLYHTYRHYSVTFNNQSTRDCCAAQIGYTSQYDFILLAR; from the coding sequence ATGAAATTACCACTGGTCTTCCCAATTCTACTTCTCGGTCTTTGTCTTTCGGGCTGTATTCACAGCAACCGCTCTACGACCATTCACGGTAAGGTTACCGACGACAGCAATCAACCCATTGCGAATGTGCCCATCATCATTGCCGGTCTACGAAAAGGTACGCTGTATCATTTTGATAAGTTGGAAGCGGTTTATACAAACCGACAGGGCGAGTATACGATCACCTTTGTACCATCCAACCAATATAGAAGCCTTGAAGTAGCGAATCAGTTCAATACCGATTCGACCTTATACCATACATACAGGCATTATAGCGTCACTTTCAACAACCAGTCAACAAGAGATTGCTGTGCTGCGCAGATTGGTTATACGTCCCAATACGACTTCATTTTACTAGCCCGGTAA
- a CDS encoding lytic transglycosylase domain-containing protein has product MTKFIQMVAAGIGCLTTLSSLSALAQTNQFLALNASSSTTEFLLSAKPNLVEAVHFCGENLPTNQPTITAHWSRTLSRQAALASTLSLLKRRASVVFPLIEPILKQYGIPSDFKFLPLLESAVTNRAVSRKGAAGFWQLMPQTAQSLGLNVSRRHDERFNLQKATHAACQYLNELYDQLGSWMLVATAYNAGPNYIQQLSRRYPDVHPMALPYRAAETKAYLFQAIAIKELLTRPQAYPSHLSNHHIAALSDSEMSVSAAERAAILASFDMDETDFPEAIEKGEPTFIADSTTTVVLLTEDETPTESPEPTESPVANVAGSSSSVTVVAPNRLITRSLSDGPLAEGKFFMFQVVQPVTINERTFAVGDVIHAYVELIDPVSKRAFLRTDRLISAQTQETIPLKLVATEQPKQPGAALPTQVNGWQLGWEQL; this is encoded by the coding sequence ATGACGAAATTCATTCAGATGGTTGCAGCCGGAATCGGCTGTTTAACCACTCTTAGCAGCCTGTCGGCTTTAGCCCAAACAAACCAATTCCTTGCCCTCAATGCGAGCAGTTCAACTACCGAGTTCCTGCTGTCAGCAAAGCCTAACTTAGTTGAAGCAGTACATTTCTGTGGCGAAAATCTGCCGACCAATCAACCGACGATCACGGCGCATTGGAGCCGTACCCTATCACGTCAGGCTGCGCTGGCCAGTACATTGTCTTTACTGAAACGGCGGGCATCAGTCGTATTTCCGTTAATCGAGCCTATTCTAAAGCAATACGGAATTCCGTCCGATTTTAAGTTTTTGCCACTGCTGGAAAGCGCCGTAACCAATCGGGCTGTTTCGCGGAAAGGAGCGGCTGGTTTCTGGCAGCTTATGCCCCAGACAGCGCAGTCGCTTGGACTGAACGTATCGCGCCGACACGACGAACGCTTCAATCTTCAGAAAGCGACCCATGCCGCCTGCCAATACCTGAACGAATTGTATGATCAGCTAGGTTCATGGATGTTAGTGGCTACGGCCTACAACGCCGGACCGAATTATATCCAGCAGTTGAGTCGTCGGTATCCTGATGTGCACCCAATGGCACTGCCTTATCGGGCCGCAGAAACAAAAGCCTATCTGTTTCAGGCTATTGCTATCAAAGAACTTCTGACACGGCCTCAGGCTTATCCATCGCATCTGAGCAACCACCACATAGCCGCATTGAGTGATTCGGAAATGTCGGTATCCGCTGCTGAGCGAGCAGCTATTTTAGCGTCCTTCGACATGGATGAAACGGATTTCCCGGAAGCGATCGAAAAAGGAGAACCGACGTTTATCGCTGACTCGACGACAACGGTAGTGCTGTTGACTGAAGATGAAACGCCGACTGAAAGTCCCGAACCAACGGAGTCGCCAGTGGCCAATGTAGCTGGTTCGTCTAGTTCAGTGACTGTAGTAGCGCCAAATCGATTAATTACCCGAAGTTTAAGCGATGGCCCTCTTGCCGAAGGAAAGTTTTTTATGTTCCAGGTCGTACAGCCTGTAACAATCAATGAACGGACGTTTGCCGTTGGCGACGTGATTCACGCGTACGTAGAATTGATCGATCCGGTGTCCAAACGAGCTTTTTTGCGTACAGACCGGCTGATCAGCGCGCAAACGCAGGAAACCATTCCGCTGAAATTAGTGGCCACTGAGCAGCCAAAACAACCCGGCGCGGCCCTACCGACGCAGGTAAATGGCTGGCAACTCGGTTGGGAGCAACTTTAG
- a CDS encoding homoserine kinase yields the protein MDSITVFAPATVANVACGFDIFGFAVDNPGDQITLTISPEPGVRIKDIIGDEGRLPRETGRNTAGIAIQTYLKQINRTDIGVDVVLRKQMPLGSGLGSSAASAVAGVYAINELLGRPLPIVKLLPFAMEGERIACGSAHADNVAPSLLGGFVVIRSYQPLDVVRIETPATLFCTLVHPDIEVNTKDARFILKNEVSLKNTITQMGNVAGLIAGLMTPDYGLISRSLVDVIIEPVRSILIPEFNEVKQAALANGALGCSISGSGPSMFALSRDIQTAEKVGAAMQQAFLSVGITSETYVSEINRQGPKVLAHQAVTNEQ from the coding sequence GTGGATTCAATTACAGTCTTTGCTCCTGCTACCGTTGCCAATGTGGCTTGCGGATTCGATATTTTTGGTTTTGCCGTCGATAATCCCGGCGATCAGATCACGTTGACAATTAGTCCTGAACCAGGTGTGCGCATCAAGGACATCATCGGCGATGAAGGGCGCCTACCCCGCGAAACCGGACGAAACACAGCCGGTATTGCTATCCAGACCTATCTTAAACAGATCAATCGGACCGACATTGGCGTTGACGTTGTTTTGCGCAAACAGATGCCATTGGGTAGTGGACTAGGTTCCAGCGCAGCCAGCGCCGTAGCGGGCGTGTATGCCATCAATGAATTGCTCGGACGGCCATTGCCAATCGTAAAGCTGTTGCCGTTCGCTATGGAAGGCGAGCGCATTGCCTGCGGTTCGGCCCATGCCGACAACGTTGCACCGTCGTTGTTAGGTGGTTTTGTCGTCATTCGGAGCTATCAACCGCTGGATGTGGTTCGCATTGAAACACCCGCCACGTTATTTTGTACGCTTGTTCACCCTGATATAGAGGTCAACACAAAAGATGCCCGGTTTATTCTGAAAAACGAGGTGTCTCTCAAGAACACCATCACGCAGATGGGCAACGTAGCCGGCCTGATTGCCGGTCTGATGACGCCAGACTACGGCCTGATCAGTCGTTCGCTGGTCGATGTAATTATTGAACCCGTACGGTCGATTCTGATTCCTGAGTTCAACGAAGTGAAGCAGGCTGCCTTAGCGAACGGTGCGCTCGGCTGTAGCATTTCGGGATCGGGTCCGTCGATGTTTGCCCTCAGCCGCGACATACAGACAGCGGAGAAGGTCGGAGCGGCTATGCAGCAAGCCTTTTTATCGGTCGGCATTACGAGCGAGACGTACGTTTCGGAGATCAATCGGCAGGGACCAAAAGTATTAGCTCACCAAGCAGTTACCAACGAACAGTAA
- a CDS encoding M23 family metallopeptidase, with translation MEFKSVFRFFVTSVGVALLHACTGVGPATNLFRPSSPHDQYGQSLKDAKLDRTALGADWAAAGERALRDSLTISIPYRESGYFSANKPFAVGYRMSAQRGDRFLVKVETQGQKEAQVFIDVFALDDRNRTSLQAASKADTNVLAWEPRRTQNFLIRIQPELLRSGNYTISITREPALSFPVQGRDSRQISSFFGASRDAGRRRHEGVDIFAPRGTPAVASVDGVITGVTTNSLGGNVVFLSDNERDIRLYYAHLDRWNVNAGQRVSIGDTVGYVGNTGNARTTGPHLHFGIYSSGGATDPLPFIRLGRGPARQALLPASRLGDSVRVVAARTFVRSAPGSDAPVVREVVKSTALTIAGGTETWLRIELPGGELGYVASSATETIKRPLRRFALTTSTNLLDAADSQAGILNTLPSGSSIDILSVFAGFQLVRSMNGQIGWVNKGTLSY, from the coding sequence ATGGAATTTAAGTCTGTATTTCGTTTCTTCGTAACAAGTGTCGGCGTGGCTCTTTTGCACGCCTGTACGGGTGTTGGTCCCGCAACAAACCTATTTCGTCCATCGTCACCCCACGACCAGTACGGCCAGTCGCTGAAAGACGCGAAGCTGGATCGTACGGCATTAGGGGCCGACTGGGCCGCTGCTGGCGAGCGTGCGCTACGTGATTCATTAACAATTTCAATTCCCTACCGTGAGAGCGGTTATTTCTCGGCCAATAAGCCCTTTGCCGTTGGGTATCGGATGAGTGCCCAGCGGGGAGATCGCTTCTTGGTAAAGGTGGAAACGCAGGGTCAAAAAGAAGCACAGGTATTTATTGATGTGTTCGCGCTGGATGACCGAAATCGAACCAGTTTGCAGGCGGCTTCAAAAGCCGATACCAATGTGTTGGCCTGGGAGCCCCGCCGAACGCAAAATTTTCTAATCCGAATCCAGCCTGAGCTGTTGCGGAGCGGCAACTACACCATTTCCATTACGCGGGAACCTGCGCTTAGCTTTCCGGTGCAGGGTCGCGACAGTCGGCAGATCAGTAGCTTTTTCGGAGCCTCGCGTGATGCCGGACGCCGACGTCATGAAGGCGTAGATATTTTCGCCCCGCGCGGAACACCCGCGGTGGCATCGGTCGATGGCGTTATTACAGGCGTCACAACCAATAGTCTGGGCGGTAACGTTGTGTTTCTGTCGGACAATGAACGCGACATTCGGCTGTACTACGCCCATCTCGACCGCTGGAATGTGAACGCTGGTCAGCGCGTGTCGATTGGTGATACTGTTGGTTATGTTGGTAATACGGGTAACGCCCGCACTACGGGACCTCATCTGCATTTTGGTATCTACAGCTCTGGTGGCGCAACTGATCCGTTGCCGTTTATCCGGCTTGGTCGGGGCCCTGCCCGGCAGGCATTGCTGCCTGCGTCGCGGTTGGGAGATTCTGTTCGTGTGGTGGCCGCACGCACGTTTGTTCGGTCAGCACCCGGCAGTGATGCGCCCGTTGTCCGGGAGGTCGTTAAATCAACCGCGCTAACGATTGCAGGCGGAACAGAAACCTGGCTTCGTATAGAACTACCTGGTGGCGAACTAGGATATGTAGCCAGCAGTGCAACGGAAACGATCAAACGACCGCTCCGGCGATTCGCGCTTACAACATCCACTAATTTGCTCGATGCCGCCGATAGTCAGGCTGGTATCCTAAACACGTTGCCATCGGGTTCGTCCATCGATATATTGTCGGTATTCGCTGGTTTTCAGCTTGTTCGTAGTATGAACGGCCAAATCGGTTGGGTTAACAAAGGAACCCTTTCCTACTAG
- a CDS encoding ferritin yields the protein MKDLARLRTSIKESVELALNQQIQMEMISSSKYLAMAGWCDRNGLDYSAGFFYKQSEEERNHGMKIFHYLCDQGATAYSPEVPAVSQEFDSFRSVFEAALEQEIAVTDSINRIIGICRRESDFASEELMKWYVKEQMEEEYIARRCLDLFDQIPADQIYYLDQKVSSVTYDGNVFEA from the coding sequence ATGAAAGATCTAGCAAGACTTCGTACGTCTATCAAAGAAAGCGTCGAGCTGGCCCTGAATCAGCAAATACAAATGGAAATGATCTCGTCGTCGAAATATTTGGCGATGGCGGGTTGGTGTGATCGGAACGGTCTCGATTACAGCGCTGGTTTCTTCTATAAGCAGTCGGAAGAAGAGCGTAACCATGGTATGAAGATATTTCATTATCTCTGCGACCAGGGTGCAACCGCTTATTCTCCGGAAGTACCCGCTGTCAGCCAGGAGTTCGATTCATTCCGGTCCGTGTTCGAAGCGGCCTTAGAGCAGGAGATCGCGGTAACCGACTCAATCAACCGGATCATTGGAATCTGCCGTCGGGAGAGCGATTTCGCTTCCGAAGAACTGATGAAATGGTACGTGAAAGAGCAGATGGAAGAAGAATACATCGCTCGTCGCTGCCTCGATCTGTTTGATCAGATCCCAGCCGATCAGATCTACTACCTGGATCAAAAAGTATCGAGCGTTACTTACGACGGAAACGTTTTTGAAGCGTAG
- a CDS encoding CbtB-domain containing protein — translation MSASRGVVYSLLTVVFVLLLGIAALLMVAYSRHQRLEDTAHDLRRSLDQQDRQIKNLQQRLENCDTVDSVAPIDTSWQLSPRDSKHVVSHN, via the coding sequence ATGTCTGCTAGCCGAGGAGTCGTTTATTCGCTCCTGACCGTAGTATTTGTTCTACTGTTAGGCATTGCGGCTTTGCTCATGGTAGCGTACAGCAGACACCAGAGGCTCGAAGATACGGCACACGACCTCCGACGCAGCCTCGATCAGCAGGATAGGCAGATCAAGAATTTACAGCAACGACTCGAAAATTGCGACACGGTTGACTCCGTCGCTCCCATCGACACCTCCTGGCAACTATCTCCCCGTGACTCGAAACATGTCGTTAGCCACAACTAA
- a CDS encoding DUF4136 domain-containing protein — translation MKLKGIISSLFIAGTLASCAPAITVKYDYDPKVNVRQFTTYRIEADRQRNADPIVGSNLNQRRIADALDQSLKARGYKPVTQGEADLVVRFFTDSRDRQQIQSNNMYSPYSWWYGGMGNNVYSRQYEENRVVINVSDARTNDIVWQGWATGQLNNRNKERDRDQTFRETVTSIMKNFPESAGQDYGAAR, via the coding sequence ATGAAACTCAAAGGTATAATTAGCAGTCTTTTTATCGCCGGTACGCTGGCGTCCTGCGCTCCTGCCATTACGGTTAAATACGATTACGATCCTAAAGTAAACGTTCGTCAGTTTACTACCTACCGGATTGAAGCGGACCGTCAACGTAACGCTGATCCTATCGTTGGTAGCAACCTAAATCAACGCCGGATCGCTGATGCACTTGATCAGTCGCTGAAAGCGCGCGGCTATAAGCCTGTTACGCAAGGTGAAGCGGATCTAGTTGTTCGTTTCTTTACGGACTCCCGTGATCGTCAGCAAATCCAGTCTAACAACATGTACTCACCTTATTCGTGGTGGTACGGTGGTATGGGTAACAATGTTTACTCACGGCAGTATGAAGAGAACCGTGTCGTTATTAACGTTTCCGACGCTCGTACGAACGATATCGTCTGGCAGGGCTGGGCAACCGGTCAGCTAAACAACCGAAACAAAGAACGCGACCGCGATCAAACCTTCCGGGAAACAGTAACCAGCATCATGAAAAACTTCCCAGAAAGTGCTGGTCAGGACTACGGTGCAGCGCGCTAA
- the atpG gene encoding ATP synthase F1 subunit gamma, whose protein sequence is MASLKEVRARISSINSTQQITKAMKMVAAAKLRRAQDNITQLRPYAQKLSQMLGTVSAGAETASESPYKQARPVDRVLLIVITSDRGLCGAFNANVVKAALTLIDEKYAAQARQGNVQIMGIGKKGAEAFQRRGFKVNTNHIDTFGSLNFATVRAAAEEAMEGFVNGSYDVVEVIYNEFRNAAVQIVRTEQMLPIVATEAPAGSTASAINYIFEPAEEEIITELIPKTLKIQLYKAVLDSNASEHGARMTAMDKATDNAGELLKELRLVYNRTRQAAITTEILEIVGGAEALASA, encoded by the coding sequence ATGGCCTCACTAAAAGAAGTACGCGCCCGGATATCGTCGATTAACTCAACGCAGCAGATCACCAAAGCCATGAAAATGGTGGCTGCGGCCAAGTTACGTCGGGCTCAGGATAATATTACGCAACTACGTCCTTACGCTCAGAAACTGAGCCAGATGCTCGGCACGGTATCGGCGGGTGCAGAAACAGCGTCAGAAAGTCCTTACAAGCAGGCACGTCCTGTTGACCGGGTGCTTCTGATCGTTATTACATCCGATCGTGGCTTATGCGGAGCCTTTAACGCAAACGTTGTAAAAGCTGCGCTGACCTTGATCGATGAAAAATACGCTGCACAGGCTCGCCAGGGTAACGTACAGATCATGGGCATTGGCAAGAAAGGTGCAGAGGCATTCCAGCGTCGGGGTTTCAAAGTCAATACAAACCACATTGATACCTTCGGATCGTTAAACTTCGCAACCGTACGAGCTGCGGCTGAGGAAGCAATGGAAGGCTTCGTCAACGGAAGCTACGATGTGGTTGAAGTGATTTATAATGAGTTCCGGAACGCAGCGGTACAGATCGTGCGGACGGAGCAAATGCTACCCATTGTCGCTACGGAAGCGCCAGCGGGATCAACAGCATCAGCTATCAATTACATTTTCGAACCAGCCGAAGAAGAAATCATCACGGAACTGATTCCTAAAACGCTGAAGATTCAGTTGTACAAAGCCGTCCTTGACTCAAACGCGTCAGAGCACGGTGCGCGAATGACGGCCATGGATAAGGCTACTGACAATGCCGGTGAACTGCTGAAAGAGCTTCGCCTGGTATACAACCGGACTCGTCAGGCTGCTATTACGACCGAAATTCTCGAAATTGTCGGTGGTGCTGAAGCGTTGGCCAGCGCCTAA